The Porites lutea chromosome 4, jaPorLute2.1, whole genome shotgun sequence genome contains a region encoding:
- the LOC140935016 gene encoding uncharacterized protein: MALQFGNTTRLHHIDFPSAATTESGAQTCDQAGLQAEMKPTVAQKDLHKTGKVNLKVRRKKDKEMKNKTRQEKSAQSRIKTEILNNGGGCDVTQDGHPNRSTLFGTLTHHAATRYLNLTVEWDVLESFSEFATFLEVQNPICPAHLIDTPEKLLNVLSCEL, encoded by the coding sequence ATGGCATTACAGTTTGGAAACACTACGAGACTTCATCACATCGACTTTCCTTCGGCGGCGACGACAGAAAGCGGGGCGCAAACCTGCGATCAAGCGGGTCTACAGGCAGAAATGAAGCCGACTGTCGCTCAAAAAGATCTTCATAAAACAGGCAAGGTGAATCTAAAAGTTCGtagaaaaaaagacaaggaaaTGAAGAACAAAACACGACAGGAAAAGAGTGCTCAATCTCGaataaaaactgaaatcttAAATAATGGTGGCGGTTGTGATGTAACTCAAGACGGCCATCCTAATCGATCAACACTTTTTGGCACCTTAACCCATCATGCGGCAACACGTTACTTGAATTTAACGGTAGAGTGGGATGTCTTAGAATCGTTTTCTGAGTTTGCCACGTTTCTAGAAGTTCAAAACCCTATCTGCCCCGCACATCTTATTGACACCCCAGAGAAACTCCTCAACGTTTTGTCTTGTGAACTGTGA